The sequence ACCCTTCCCTACCTCTCAGCCATGAGGCTAGATTCACTGGTGTGGGTCGGGAGGAGGGGCACAGAGGAACCGGCGAGATGCATGCTCTCATAATCTCCTGCCATTGCTTGCCTTAGCTCACGCAGATGCCAGGAAGAAGGACCTTTGAAATAGGAGATCTGGGTGGGAATTCTCTGGCGAAGCATTGTTGTGGTTTTGTTGGAAATGCCAATTCAGCAAAACCAAAACTGCTTGCAAACTGGTTTGGGGTTCATTGGACCACTCAACTCAACGCATGTTTGGTTAGAGACGTTTCAAAGATGGCCAGAGCCTCCTGTTTAACACTGCCAAACCAGAAACTTTTGGGGGGTTGAGTCCAAATGACTTCATTTTGAAATTGTAGTAAATATACACTACAAATGTTTAAAAGGAAAGATGGTTAAAATAGAATAAACATGGTGAAATTATCTAAAAACAATTTCTTTTATTATCCCAAACTGAATTTCCCAAATTTTTAGTTCAGTTTTTGAGATTTCAACCTTTCATCCTGACTCATAACAGGCACAATTTCTAAATGTCAAACCTTTCCATGGGAGGGGAAAACCATCTCCTGCCCTCGTATAGTCTGGCAGACATGCACCTTGGGGTCTGCTCCTTACAACCAAGAGTCAAAGTGAATTTTCTCAGTGTAAAAAGACATAGGGGCAGTAACTCCTATGGCGCTTTGGCGAATTACACCAGCTGGGGCTATGACCTGCTTTACGTTAGAGCTGCCTCTGTAACTAGGATATAATTAACTATGTTAGAATTTAGCCAGGAAATGTAGCCAAACACCATGATTAGTGACCCCAAGTACTGCGCTTGCAGCTGGGGTCAGCATTGACTCTCAGGagacagcaccccctgctgagccccccaaggcccctccccgTAGCATAGCGCTGGGACATGGGGGTCAGCAATGACTCAGAGAGAACAGGGCCATCTACTGAACCCCCACTCCATCCTCCCAGCAACCCAGTGTCCCTTGCTTGCTCCACACTGGGCTCCACACTGACTCCAAGCAGAGCGCACATCCTAGTGAGTAACCCACTCCAGTCTCTGACATACAGCATCTCCTAGCAGATCCCTGGGATCAGGACTGGCTCAGAGTGGGAGGCCAAGCCTGAACTATCAGGATGAGCAGTTTTCTGTGAGAATTGCTTCATTAAATGAAGCAAATGCCAGACCTTCAGTCCATTGTGAGCACCAGAAGCACCTGCTCTAGCACGGCCACCGACTCTCCTCTCTACTGAAATCTCTGAGCTAGCTCCTTCACTTTGCCCCGAACAACAATTCTAATAAGGCCCATTGGAGTTTGCCAATGGGAAGGCATCATTATGGTCTTAAAAACACAGCCAGTGTCAACAGTTTAACACTGATGTAGCTGCAAGTGACCTGGGGAGTGAAATACACCAGGGGGAAAGAAGAGAGAGCGCAGGGAGGGTGCAAGGTTATAAGAAGCTGCAGGGAGAAAGGACACGTCAGAGCTGAAGAAGAAACTAAACAGAGCAGAGAAATGATTTACAGAAATAGAGAAACGGTCTGCTCGGATGAGCACCAGGGCGCCTCCATCCAggtctcccacaatgcctgctACCAGCTGCGTCAGAGGCAGGGGCAAGGACCCTGAGGTGGGCAACTCTGGGCTCATCTCCACAAGAAAATTCCCTTTAAGCTCTTTCAGTCTGAGGCTGGCGTCACGTGGAGGACGAAGCCGCCTTCTGTGCGAAGAGTTGGGTCAGGGAGATGTAAAGGGCTGAAGAGAGACCTCAGGGCACGGCAGTGAGCAGGTGAGAGCACCGCAGCTGGGACACAAAGCCAGGCACTGCATCCAGATGTGTAGATTCATTGACTGATGGATTTTTAATACCGGAGGAGACCAgcattatcatctagtctgatcttctggaTACCACAGAATGTTGAGCCCAATAACTCATGTCTGACAAACTCCCGTCTTCCACAAAGGCCATCGTGACTCGAAAACCTCAAAAGACAGAGAACACCCTGCTTCCCTTCAGAGTGTTCCCATGACTAATCACCCTCACACTTATCAACGTGGGCtttgttttttcatttgaatGTGTCTCTGTTTAACTCCAGGGATCTAATCCTGGATGTGGGAGAAGAGAGGGGTCTTGTGAGCTAGAGtcggggagctgggagccaggacttcaatgcaggctctgggagcaaATGGGGTTCAGTAGGGGCTGGGGGGTTCAGCACGTGTAGGTTCATTTCCCATCTCTGGGTGGGAAGTGGGGTCTGCAAAGATCTCCCATCATTCTCCCTTGGTTAATCATTAACACCCGGCGTCCACTCGCAGGGACCCAAACGGAGTGGATGGAGTGTGGGAACCAATCCCAGCTGACCCATTTCATCCTGGTGGGGCTCCCGTactccccagcactgcaggtGCCCTtgttcctcttcttcctcctcatctaCCCGTTGACGCTGGGCGGGAACCTGCTCATCCTGCTGGCGGTGGCCCGGGAGCGCCGGCTGCACAAGCCCATGTACTGGTTCCTCTGCCACTTGTCCTTCCTGGACATGGCGGTCTCCTCGGTGGTGGTGCCCAAGGTGGTGGCCGGCTTCATGCCGGGCGGTGGGGCCATCTCCTTCCATGGCTGCGTGGCCCAGCTCTTCTTCTTCCACTTCCTGGGCTGCACCGAGTGCTTCCTCTACACAGTCATGGCCTACGACCGCTTCCTGGCCATCTGCAAGCCACTGCACTACAGCATCATTATGGACCGCAGAGCCTGCCTGTGCCTGGCAGCGGGGACCTGGCTAGGGGGCTCCCTGCACTCGCTGATAGAGACTGCATTCACCTTCCGCCTGCCCTATGGCCGGGACACCCGGGTAGGCTACATCTTCTGTGATATCCCGGCTGTGCTGAAGCTGGCCTGCGGGGACACGGCCCTCAACGAGCTGGTGACATTCATCAACGTGGGATTCGTGGCCATGGCCTGCTTCCTGCTGATCCTGATGTCCTATGTCTACATCGTCTCATCCATCCTGAGGATCCGCTCCGCCGAGGGCAGGCGTTGGGCCTTCTCCACCTGCGTGGCACATATCACCATGGTGGTGACCTACTACGTTCCCCTGGTCTTCATCTACCTGAAGCCAGGGTCCCATCACCCTGTGGACAGAGTGGTGGGTGTATTCTACAGCACGGTGACCCCGCTCCTCAACCCCCTCATCTTCAcactgaggaacaaggagatgaAAGAAGCCCTGatgaggctggggggcaggaaactgCCAGGGCCTGAGCCATGATTAtccttgtcataggtctcacccccacttagagctgttgggttccaatgtggggacctgcactggtttccctctaaactaaaatcctagtttagatctggtaaaactgccaccacccaatcagttacgtggattgggacacaatccttccccaaaatcctaggggatcccaagagccccaaatccatggagttcttatacccaggagaaataaaccattcccccctgcttcctcccccctcccttttcctaggagagacaccgggatctaactacagagggatacctccccctcctctttccctgagaatccacccaaggaaagaccaaccaagtccttaatagaaaagaatttattaaaagaataaaaagaaaagtcactgtctctgtaaccaaattggaacaatatacagggtctaaacttatcaatctctggagagaattccccctcctttctttctcagtaaaagcaatatcagcaaacaggaataaagaatttcctttagcaaacacacaattgcaaatatagaaagcaactcaaaagactaatccgcctttctaattaatactcactattaaatagtagaaactactccaggagaacttggagacatgactgacctctcttagatccaaagagagctctaacaaagaacacagacaaaggcttccctccacagagatttgaaattatcctgttccttgattggtcctctggtcaggtgtttctcaggttactgaacttgttaaccctttccagggaaaagagaccttaacctgatctgtttatttatgacaatcCTGCTGCCAGCAGGAGCTGCCTGAGAACTGGACAGAGAGAGAAGGACTTGGAGATGAatatcaggactcctgggttctgtcactggctctgggaggggagtgggtctaACGATTGAACTCCAGGCTCCTGGGATCTATTGGAATTTGTTCCAATGCTCTTATGGCTAGAGAAGCTGATTGGCACTCTGGACTCTTGggttgcatttctgtttcttggaagGGAGTCGTGTCTCGTGCTaagagcagggtgggctgggagtcaggactcctgggttctatttccctgtatgaccttgggcaagtcccttggCATCTTTTTCCCCATGTGGGTCATTTCACTACCACACaacacccagggttgtgaggctaAAGTGATTACCGACTGGGAGGAGAATGAGGAGGAATTCAGTCATGGGAGCCAGAGAAATAGGTGGGGTCTGTGTGTGACAATGGGAGGTGATGGGATCGGGGTAGGAGCTGTGTTTTTGTCCCATGTTTGAACATCTGGCATACtggggtcctggtccgtgactgTGACTCTGACGTACTAATccaaggagaaaggaaaagaacagaatttcAGGCTCATCTAAGAAGGGTCCCGGGGCAGAATTCGAAGTGTTTAACTTGTTTTAGGGACACAGGAACAGCCAAACAGCATCAGACCACTGGTCCGAACAGCCCATTAGCCCACCCCTTGGAACTGTCAAAGCTCTTCAACTCCTAAAAATAAAATGACGTCTGTCACCACATGGTCTTATTTTTGTAAACCCCACCCCCGCCCTCAGTATGCCACATGCACTTGCTGTGTCTTGTCTCAGGTTAGAATGTCCTGTCCTCGGGGCCCATGCGGCCTCTCTAGCTCtgtgcagcacacagcacaaGGGGGCCCGTAGGCCCCCAGCAATTCCCAAAGAAGGAAGGGTCTGAGGTgaaggcactggagtgggacGCCAGACAGCCTGTCACGTGCTCTGCGCAAGCCttggtttcccatctgtaaaatggggctagggCACTGCCTTAAGGCTGTTTGGATTATAAACTCCTTTAGGACAGGGACTGACTCTGCACAGGGCCCACCACATCGAGCCAGACCGCTAGGCGTTATTGGACAGATCCCCAGCTGGCAGAAATTggctgtagctccattggagttaATGGTTCAGATCTGCAACTGGTGTGAACCCACCACAGCTCCACGGGAGTCAATGGTTCAGATCTCGAGCTGGtgtcaattgaagtcaatggggccac comes from Mauremys reevesii isolate NIE-2019 unplaced genomic scaffold, ASM1616193v1 Contig116, whole genome shotgun sequence and encodes:
- the LOC120392785 gene encoding olfactory receptor 10G6-like, giving the protein MECGNQSQLTHFILVGLPYSPALQVPLFLFFLLIYPLTLGGNLLILLAVARERRLHKPMYWFLCHLSFLDMAVSSVVVPKVVAGFMPGGGAISFHGCVAQLFFFHFLGCTECFLYTVMAYDRFLAICKPLHYSIIMDRRACLCLAAGTWLGGSLHSLIETAFTFRLPYGRDTRVGYIFCDIPAVLKLACGDTALNELVTFINVGFVAMACFLLILMSYVYIVSSILRIRSAEGRRWAFSTCVAHITMVVTYYVPLVFIYLKPGSHHPVDRVVGVFYSTVTPLLNPLIFTLRNKEMKEALMRLGGRKLPGPEP